The proteins below are encoded in one region of Scomber japonicus isolate fScoJap1 chromosome 2, fScoJap1.pri, whole genome shotgun sequence:
- the LOC128380069 gene encoding uncharacterized protein LOC128380069 → MDQHRELMDFLPKDYQYHVCRYTAVSQPDADHTSFEATVRMSLQTKEEILVWLKCMAVTWRVAYTRPTKGQKIIFKADYRCQHNTKPRETTPKTGRVSKNTDCPAKLKVTLVRTEVSHGQRSRSTDPHIPHYPTLVDISNIHNHNIHVVDAVLECAEIPDADQSWCGPTIAAIEELGSTETSEVAQDEQWDSMIKEFSAMVQSNEGFQGAASAFVKTFHRLKGNPSMLQSAMRMFGHYDGSSLVSKRALQRAANCAGSSIATQPSSVTRRKVKLGGVRRVSVGRPTKNVATMDHRYSYPKGGPSDTDSLPQQ, encoded by the exons ATGGACCAACACCGTGAACTGATG GACTTCTTACCAAAGGATTATCAGTACCATGTATGCAGGTACACAGCTGTGAGCCAACCTGACGCTGACCATACTAGTTTTGAGGCCACAGTACGCATGTCGCTCCAGACGAAGGAAGAGATCCTGGTGTGGCTGAAGTGCATGGCAGTCACATGGAGAGTGGCCTACACCAGGCCCACTAAAGGCCAGAAGATCATCTTCAAG GCAGACTACCGGTGCCAGCATAACACAAAGCCCAGGGAAACAACACCAAAGACTGGCAGAGTGTCCAAAAATACAGACTGTCCTGCTAAACTCAAAGTTACCCTTGTACGCACTGAGGTCTCCCATGGGCAACGGAGCAG aaGCACAGATCCTCACATACCCCACTACCCGACACTCGTGGATATCAGTAATATTCACAATCACAACATACACGTGGTGGATGCTGTGCTTGAATGTGCCGAAATACCAGACG CTGATCAATCGTGGTGCGGACCAACCATTGCAGCCATTGAGGAGCTTGGTAGTACTGAAACATCTGAGG TTGCCCAAGACGAGCAGTGGGACTCAATGATCAAGGAGTTTTCGGCCATGGTGCAGAGCAATGAAGGATTTCAAGGAGCAGCTTCCGCCTTCGTGAAGACCTTCCACAGACTGAAGGGGAACCCCTCCATGCTGCAGTCGGCGATGCGCATGTTTGGCCACTATGACGGCAGCAGTTTGGTGTCAAAGAGAGCTCTCCAACGGGCAGCTAACTGTGCTGGGTCAAGTATAGCCACACAGCCCTCCTCTGTTACCCGTCGAAAAGTCAAGCTCGGGGGGGTACGCCGAGTCTCAGTAGGAAGGCCAACAAAAAATGTTGCAACCATGGACCATCGCTACAGCTACCCTAAAGGAGGGCCTTCAGACACTGACAGTTTGCCTCAGCAGTAG